A DNA window from Bradyrhizobium sp. CCBAU 53421 contains the following coding sequences:
- a CDS encoding TRAP transporter large permease has protein sequence MSAALIFGLLFALMLTGMPISISLGLTVLTFLFTMTEVPIESVGLKLFSGLDNFGIMAIPFFILAGTFLTRGGVARRMIAFTTSLVGHLPGGLGLAGVAACAMFAAISGSSVATVVAIGSIMMPAMVDHGYPKRFGVGVISTSGALGILVPPSIILVLYGVSTNTSIGALFMAGIVPGVLLALMLAAVTFFVAQRNGYPKMPRATIGQQFKAFRESIWGLLLIAIVLGGIYGGIFTPTEAAAVAATYAFFITVFVYKELKLSEVPKVLLQAASMSSMLLYIITNAVLFSFLMTHEQIPQEMAAWIIDKNFSVWMFLLVVNVILLLAGNVMDPSSILLIMAPILFPLATKLGVHPVHLGILMIVNTEVGLCHPPVGLNLYIASSIAKMGISEITISVLPWLCAMLVFLGLITYVPEISLWLPRLLGMI, from the coding sequence ATGAGCGCCGCACTGATCTTCGGACTGCTGTTTGCCCTGATGCTGACGGGCATGCCGATCTCGATTTCGCTCGGTCTGACCGTGCTCACCTTCCTGTTCACGATGACCGAGGTGCCGATCGAGAGCGTCGGCCTGAAGCTGTTTTCGGGCCTCGACAATTTCGGCATCATGGCGATCCCGTTCTTCATCCTGGCCGGCACCTTCCTGACCCGCGGCGGCGTCGCGCGGCGGATGATTGCGTTCACGACCTCGCTGGTCGGGCATCTGCCCGGCGGCCTTGGCCTCGCCGGCGTCGCGGCCTGCGCGATGTTCGCGGCGATCTCGGGCTCGAGCGTCGCCACGGTGGTTGCGATCGGCTCGATCATGATGCCGGCGATGGTCGATCACGGCTATCCGAAGCGGTTCGGCGTCGGCGTGATCTCGACCTCGGGCGCGCTCGGCATCCTGGTGCCGCCCTCGATCATCCTGGTGCTGTACGGCGTCTCCACCAACACCTCGATCGGCGCGCTGTTCATGGCCGGCATCGTGCCGGGCGTGCTGCTGGCGCTGATGCTGGCCGCGGTGACCTTCTTCGTCGCGCAGCGCAACGGCTATCCGAAGATGCCGCGCGCAACCATCGGCCAGCAGTTCAAGGCATTCCGCGAGAGCATCTGGGGTCTCTTGCTGATCGCGATCGTGCTCGGCGGCATCTATGGCGGCATCTTCACGCCGACCGAAGCGGCCGCGGTCGCCGCCACTTACGCCTTCTTCATCACCGTGTTCGTCTACAAGGAGCTGAAACTCTCCGAGGTGCCGAAGGTGCTGCTGCAGGCAGCGAGCATGAGCTCGATGCTGCTCTACATCATCACCAATGCGGTGCTGTTCTCGTTCCTGATGACGCATGAACAGATCCCGCAGGAGATGGCGGCCTGGATCATCGACAAGAACTTCTCGGTGTGGATGTTCCTGCTCGTCGTCAACGTCATCCTGCTGCTCGCCGGCAACGTGATGGATCCGTCGTCGATCCTCTTGATCATGGCGCCGATCCTGTTTCCGCTGGCGACCAAGCTCGGCGTGCATCCGGTGCATCTCGGCATCCTGATGATCGTCAACACCGAGGTCGGGCTCTGCCATCCGCCTGTAGGCCTCAACCTCTACATCGCGAGCAGCATTGCCAAGATGGGCATCAGCGAGATCACGATCTCGGTGTTACCGTGGCTGTGCGCGATGCTGGTGTTCCTCGGCCTGATCACCTACGTGCCGGAGATCTCGCTGTGGCTGCCGCGGCTGCTCGGAATGATTTAG
- a CDS encoding Spy/CpxP family protein refolding chaperone — protein MKKVLLAGIAALAIAGSTAVYAQHRPWFHGQMRMSPEDRAAFLDARIAAVHAGLKLTADQEKLWPPVEAAVRDFAKMRLDRANARMAAEKTDADKAQPDDPVARLRERADNMTATATSLKKIADAADPLYKTLDDNQKRRLTMLTHMEGRGFGAEGWRRHRLERGMDRWERDGHDHHFDRDDGPDQERSGRL, from the coding sequence ATGAAGAAAGTTCTGCTCGCCGGTATCGCGGCGCTCGCGATTGCCGGTTCGACCGCGGTCTATGCCCAGCATCGCCCGTGGTTCCATGGCCAGATGCGGATGAGCCCGGAGGATCGGGCTGCCTTCCTCGACGCGCGCATTGCCGCGGTGCACGCCGGGCTGAAGCTCACCGCCGATCAGGAGAAGCTGTGGCCGCCGGTCGAAGCTGCGGTGCGCGACTTCGCCAAGATGCGGCTCGATCGCGCCAATGCACGAATGGCCGCCGAGAAGACCGATGCGGACAAGGCACAGCCGGATGATCCGGTCGCCCGCCTGCGCGAGCGCGCCGACAATATGACGGCGACCGCAACCTCGCTGAAGAAGATCGCCGATGCCGCCGACCCGCTCTACAAGACGCTCGACGACAACCAGAAGCGGCGGCTGACCATGCTCACCCACATGGAAGGGCGCGGCTTCGGCGCCGAGGGCTGGCGCCGCCATCGCCTCGAGCGCGGCATGGACCGCTGGGAGCGCGACGGCCACGACCATCATTTCGACCGCGACGACGGTCCGGATCAGGAACGCTCCGGCCGGCTCTGA
- a CDS encoding sugar transferase: MNGLAKANSADQETLFVLVTSSEPIGLTAKRAADLILALCGIVLLAPFFVICCVALICFSPGPVLFRHKRVGFNGKQFDCLKFRTMAIDAPERLRRHLETDPVAAAEWIATRKLRHDPRVTTFGAILRKSSLDELPQLFNVLRGDMSIVGPRPVTEEELGRYSDAINAYYACRPGITGLWQVSGRSTTTFQRRVVLDSYYAQHWSMVLDAKIIIATIPAVCFSNSAY, from the coding sequence ATGAATGGATTGGCAAAGGCAAACAGTGCAGATCAGGAAACGCTGTTTGTTCTAGTGACGTCCTCCGAACCGATAGGCCTCACCGCCAAGCGAGCTGCAGATTTAATCTTGGCCTTATGTGGCATCGTGCTGCTCGCGCCATTTTTTGTGATTTGCTGCGTGGCTTTGATCTGCTTCTCTCCAGGCCCGGTGCTATTCCGCCATAAGCGGGTCGGGTTCAACGGAAAGCAGTTCGACTGCCTGAAATTTCGTACGATGGCGATCGATGCACCGGAACGCCTGAGGCGGCATCTTGAAACAGATCCCGTAGCGGCAGCAGAGTGGATCGCGACCAGGAAGCTGCGCCACGATCCGCGCGTCACTACGTTTGGCGCTATTCTGCGCAAATCAAGCTTGGATGAACTCCCGCAACTCTTCAACGTCCTCCGGGGCGACATGAGCATCGTGGGGCCGCGCCCGGTCACGGAGGAAGAACTCGGGCGATATTCCGACGCCATCAACGCTTATTACGCATGCCGCCCTGGGATCACCGGTCTTTGGCAGGTCAGCGGCCGCAGCACCACGACTTTCCAAAGACGCGTTGTCCTTGATAGCTACTATGCGCAGCATTGGTCGATGGTCCTCGACGCCAAGATCATCATAGCCACCATACCAGCGGTCTGCTTCTCAAATAGCGCCTATTAA
- a CDS encoding glycosyltransferase: MTISILWLGRTMPIPLNAGDRIYSAQLAGAVARQGAHVVFLGLENPDDQTGSLAELEPKAHWKVVHGAPNARLPSLLSNLPMVGARFATKHYRKMVERELQTGKYDVVLIDQYGMSWAVACVQQIARNRPALVHLSHDFETRVTDQIARNFAGDFLRKLLLKENARKTRIAEQHIARSSDLLLTLTEEDRTAFNEINPSLPAIVLPPGYAAAKQRHRVLNKEVPRRAILVGSFNWIAKQMNLERLLEADRGIFAAHRVELHVIGTVPEPLLSRLRLRFPWVVFRGFVDDLAKEFRNARIALVPEEIGGGFKLKTLDYIFSRVPVAAVDAALNGIPTQLKNQFIVERGIERLLATVVTAMDDTERLDLMQNRAFELAEDLFNWNTNAQRFLDKLGSLQVIGDRRSKNLRPRLNGAHRGISFG; encoded by the coding sequence GTGACGATTTCGATTCTATGGCTTGGGCGCACAATGCCAATTCCACTCAACGCGGGCGATCGCATCTATTCTGCTCAATTGGCGGGAGCGGTGGCGCGTCAGGGAGCCCATGTAGTCTTTTTGGGCTTAGAGAACCCCGATGATCAGACCGGTAGCCTTGCCGAACTGGAGCCCAAGGCCCACTGGAAGGTGGTGCACGGCGCCCCGAACGCCAGATTGCCATCTCTCCTGAGTAATCTTCCCATGGTCGGAGCGCGATTTGCCACCAAACACTATCGCAAAATGGTCGAGCGGGAGCTTCAGACCGGCAAATATGACGTCGTGCTCATCGATCAATATGGAATGAGTTGGGCGGTCGCCTGCGTCCAGCAGATCGCCCGAAATCGACCCGCTCTGGTCCATCTGTCTCACGACTTTGAGACGAGGGTCACGGATCAAATCGCTCGCAACTTCGCTGGTGATTTCCTTCGGAAATTGCTGCTCAAGGAGAATGCAAGGAAGACCCGGATTGCAGAACAACACATTGCGCGTTCCAGCGATTTGCTCCTGACCCTAACGGAGGAGGATCGTACGGCGTTCAACGAAATCAATCCCTCGCTTCCCGCTATTGTACTGCCCCCGGGTTACGCTGCGGCGAAGCAGCGGCACCGAGTGCTCAATAAGGAGGTTCCAAGACGCGCAATCCTTGTCGGCTCCTTCAACTGGATTGCCAAACAGATGAACCTGGAGCGCCTGCTGGAAGCCGATCGTGGCATCTTTGCTGCGCATCGCGTGGAACTTCATGTCATTGGAACCGTACCCGAGCCGCTTCTGTCCCGATTGCGGCTGCGGTTTCCCTGGGTCGTGTTTCGCGGCTTTGTCGATGATCTGGCCAAGGAGTTCCGCAATGCGCGAATTGCCCTGGTTCCCGAGGAGATTGGCGGCGGCTTTAAACTCAAAACACTGGATTACATTTTCTCCCGCGTTCCGGTTGCCGCCGTTGATGCGGCCCTTAATGGAATTCCCACGCAGCTCAAGAATCAGTTCATCGTCGAAAGAGGCATCGAAAGGCTGCTGGCGACAGTTGTGACCGCGATGGACGACACGGAGCGCTTGGACCTGATGCAGAATCGTGCATTCGAACTGGCAGAGGATTTGTTCAACTGGAACACTAACGCCCAACGCTTTCTGGATAAGCTGGGTTCATTGCAGGTGATCGGCGATCGCCGATCCAAAAATCTGCGCCCGAGACTAAATGGCGCCCACAGGGGCATATCGTTCGGCTAA
- a CDS encoding GMC oxidoreductase: MFIDGRRIPAGSTLHTEVCIIGGGPAGIVIARELLGTPLSVIIVESGGWRPNKLTQGLNAAELASDSRHPPPEMYRERRFGGSSTIWGGRCVPLTRNDFGPRSHVANSGWPISYDELLPYYSKALTYCDAGEFAFDADCLDVPGPLIDGLATREITIGLERFSPPTDFGRRFKSDLIGSPKQRILLESTCIRLLSYEPGRSVEAAECSTVGGNNFRICAKYFVVAAGGLESVRLLAASSDRFPAGLANSSGALGRYYMSHLEGTLGQLQVAAGRTATWNFSKTRDGVYAKHHIRLSDEVQRRCQLRNMVFRLHHANPIDPQHGDPVLSLMYIAKKFVLPEYRRKITTVELESLDRLPKGSALLAHHLSNVAKNPWPLIRFLGSWVYKRHFRYRRIPYVALYSKHGAYPLDYNAEQTPLYDSCLSLLHDKDRFGVPKLRIDWRVCPDDMASIAASYRQMQRILAETNVATIIYDDDGLNQNVKQTIAVGGHHIGTARMSDDPKRGVVNPQCRTHDVENLYIAGSAVFPTSGYANPTLTIVALAVRIADQLKADMRSAR; encoded by the coding sequence ATGTTCATAGACGGGCGCCGAATACCTGCCGGATCGACGCTCCACACGGAGGTCTGCATCATCGGCGGCGGACCTGCCGGCATCGTTATTGCACGCGAATTATTGGGTACGCCGCTTTCGGTCATAATAGTCGAGAGCGGGGGATGGCGGCCGAACAAGCTGACGCAAGGTTTGAACGCGGCCGAACTCGCCTCCGATAGCCGGCATCCCCCGCCTGAAATGTATCGGGAACGACGCTTCGGCGGCTCCTCGACGATTTGGGGAGGCCGCTGCGTCCCGCTGACCCGGAACGATTTCGGACCTCGATCCCACGTGGCCAACAGCGGCTGGCCGATTTCGTACGACGAGCTGCTGCCATACTATTCAAAAGCCTTGACCTATTGCGACGCAGGTGAGTTTGCCTTTGATGCTGACTGTTTGGACGTACCAGGACCACTCATCGATGGTCTGGCGACCAGGGAGATTACGATTGGGCTGGAGCGCTTTAGTCCGCCCACCGACTTTGGCCGGCGTTTCAAATCGGACCTGATCGGATCGCCTAAACAGCGGATCTTGCTGGAGTCCACCTGCATCCGATTGTTGAGCTATGAACCCGGCCGCTCGGTGGAGGCGGCCGAATGCTCGACCGTCGGCGGCAACAACTTTCGGATCTGCGCGAAATATTTCGTTGTTGCGGCGGGCGGACTGGAATCCGTGCGTCTGTTGGCGGCATCGAGCGACAGATTTCCGGCGGGTCTTGCCAACTCGAGCGGAGCGCTCGGCCGCTATTACATGTCGCACCTCGAGGGTACCTTGGGACAGCTGCAAGTCGCAGCCGGACGAACGGCGACCTGGAATTTTTCGAAGACGCGGGATGGCGTCTACGCCAAGCATCATATTCGACTGTCTGACGAGGTTCAGAGGCGATGCCAACTCCGGAACATGGTCTTCCGCCTCCACCACGCGAATCCAATCGATCCGCAGCACGGTGATCCAGTGTTGTCGCTGATGTACATTGCAAAGAAATTCGTTCTTCCAGAGTATCGACGAAAGATTACAACGGTCGAGCTAGAGTCACTGGATCGTTTGCCAAAGGGCAGCGCTCTGCTGGCTCATCATCTTTCGAACGTCGCCAAGAATCCTTGGCCGCTGATCCGTTTCCTGGGCTCCTGGGTTTACAAACGTCATTTCCGATACCGTCGGATCCCCTATGTAGCTCTTTACTCGAAGCACGGCGCTTACCCGCTCGACTATAACGCAGAGCAGACGCCATTGTACGACAGTTGCCTTTCATTGTTGCATGACAAGGATCGCTTTGGCGTTCCCAAGCTGCGTATCGATTGGCGGGTGTGTCCAGACGACATGGCGTCGATTGCCGCAAGCTACCGGCAGATGCAACGCATTCTGGCGGAGACGAACGTTGCGACGATCATCTACGACGACGACGGTCTGAATCAAAATGTAAAGCAGACCATCGCGGTCGGAGGACATCACATCGGTACCGCCCGGATGAGCGACGATCCAAAGCGAGGTGTCGTCAACCCGCAGTGCCGAACTCACGACGTTGAGAATCTTTACATAGCCGGAAGTGCGGTTTTCCCAACCAGTGGTTATGCCAACCCGACGCTCACGATTGTCGCGCTCGCGGTACGCATCGCCGATCAATTGAAGGCCGACATGCGGAGTGCCAGGTGA
- a CDS encoding aldo/keto reductase: MNRSARFDVVQRRLGLGCARLGSVLGRDQAHSLALVQAAFDRGIRFFDTANIYGQGESERILGRALGGRRKEATIVTKAGQYFPTWMRMAKPFKGVIAPLLRRAGAGRHMVSQARQAPLPQNFSDHFLRASIEASLGRLNTDYADIVLLHSPPADVIAQGDALGSLERLREAGKAVRIGVSCEDVASALLALNDSRVEAIELPLWPVTETTDRFLDRAHRQAVFVIARGLMNVANGDDRWRAACTALVSSLPRGEISRVLIGTTRLPHLDLVLDAVRPPKATPCS; encoded by the coding sequence ATGAACCGCTCGGCCCGGTTTGATGTCGTTCAGCGGCGTCTTGGACTTGGCTGCGCGCGGCTTGGTTCGGTTCTTGGCCGGGATCAGGCGCATTCCCTAGCGCTGGTTCAGGCCGCGTTCGATCGCGGTATCCGCTTCTTCGATACCGCCAACATCTACGGTCAGGGCGAGAGCGAACGGATTTTGGGCAGGGCACTCGGCGGCCGGCGCAAGGAGGCCACGATCGTCACGAAGGCGGGACAGTATTTCCCGACCTGGATGCGCATGGCAAAGCCATTCAAGGGCGTCATCGCGCCCTTGCTCCGGCGCGCTGGAGCCGGGCGCCACATGGTCTCACAAGCGCGCCAAGCGCCGCTGCCGCAGAATTTTTCCGATCACTTTCTTCGCGCGTCAATCGAAGCCAGTCTCGGGCGACTGAATACCGACTACGCAGACATTGTTCTCCTGCATAGCCCGCCCGCAGACGTCATCGCACAGGGCGACGCGTTGGGCTCGCTGGAAAGACTTCGTGAAGCCGGCAAGGCCGTCAGGATCGGAGTCTCCTGCGAAGACGTTGCGTCGGCTTTGCTAGCGCTAAACGATTCACGCGTCGAGGCTATCGAGCTTCCCTTGTGGCCGGTGACGGAGACGACGGACCGCTTCCTTGATCGCGCCCACCGTCAGGCCGTATTTGTCATCGCGCGCGGCCTGATGAACGTCGCCAACGGTGACGATCGATGGCGCGCCGCTTGTACGGCCCTCGTTTCCTCCCTGCCGCGAGGTGAAATCAGCCGCGTGCTCATCGGCACGACCCGTCTGCCACATCTGGATCTGGTGCTCGATGCGGTCCGGCCCCCGAAAGCTACGCCATGTTCATAG
- a CDS encoding glycosyltransferase family 2 protein: protein MRSEPCVSIIVPTLNEEKYIRDAINSLIPTGESLDYELIVLDGGSTDHTRSIVENMSKLNPRIRLETNPARYQSAAVNRGAIIAKPESEIIIRADSHAEYPLGFVAGLVRELQERDVASVVVSMRTRGKGFLQRGIAAAQNSRLGNGGALHRIAKVSRYVDHGHHAAFARKTFLAIGGYDESFTHNEDAELDIRLRKSGEQIWLCSELAIGYFPRNSFGALAKQYFNHGAGRARTMFKHRRPPKVRQLLPLGVLGMNMLSFAAGWGFGWLCFLPSLVYVGGCLGGGAFLALSARDPAGCAAGPAAMIMHHSWAAGFLHRALHVSFSNDRRVVSDEALR from the coding sequence ATGCGATCTGAACCGTGCGTCTCCATAATCGTTCCTACGCTGAACGAAGAGAAATACATTCGGGACGCAATCAATTCACTGATCCCAACAGGCGAAAGCCTGGATTACGAGCTGATCGTGCTCGATGGCGGCAGCACCGATCACACGCGGTCGATCGTCGAGAATATGTCCAAACTTAATCCGAGAATTCGCCTGGAGACAAATCCGGCGCGTTACCAGTCCGCGGCGGTAAATCGCGGCGCAATTATCGCAAAGCCGGAGTCCGAGATTATCATCCGCGCCGATTCCCATGCTGAATATCCGCTGGGCTTTGTTGCGGGCCTAGTACGAGAGCTGCAGGAGCGCGACGTCGCATCGGTCGTCGTCTCGATGCGGACCCGCGGAAAAGGCTTTCTTCAGCGTGGAATTGCAGCTGCGCAGAACAGCCGTTTGGGAAACGGCGGCGCGCTCCATCGGATCGCCAAGGTTTCGCGCTATGTAGATCACGGTCATCACGCCGCTTTCGCGCGCAAGACATTCCTGGCGATCGGCGGATATGATGAGAGCTTCACGCACAATGAAGATGCCGAGCTTGATATCCGGCTGAGGAAATCGGGTGAACAAATCTGGCTCTGTTCGGAACTGGCCATTGGGTACTTTCCACGCAACTCCTTCGGCGCGCTTGCCAAACAATATTTCAACCATGGTGCCGGTCGCGCGCGAACAATGTTCAAACACCGCCGTCCGCCAAAAGTCAGGCAATTGCTCCCTTTGGGCGTGCTTGGAATGAATATGCTTAGCTTCGCTGCGGGATGGGGTTTCGGATGGCTCTGTTTTCTCCCGAGTCTGGTTTACGTGGGAGGGTGCCTTGGCGGGGGGGCATTCTTGGCGCTGTCGGCGCGAGATCCGGCCGGGTGCGCCGCCGGTCCTGCCGCAATGATCATGCATCATAGTTGGGCGGCAGGCTTCCTTCACCGTGCTCTTCATGTTTCATTTTCCAACGATCGTCGCGTCGTTTCCGACGAGGCCCTCCGTTAG
- a CDS encoding glycosyl hydrolase: protein MPLRTSLAAILFLSCGVPCSAGPAPLSAFVGNSPSDLQKFEAWLGRPVDQIVAHTGRTTWKDWVDSIKWSVDLWAPFNKPMCWTIPLFADGGSLSDAATGQYQDHYVQAAKILARTRQSDPVIYVRTGEEFNGNWMPWSAAGHEQDFVRAYRHFVEAFRSVSDRFRFEWNVNMGETRMNPVDAYPGDDDVDVIGMDFYYNIKWNPENPAQAWDEMVNRQYGLQWLEDFASLHKKPTAYPEWGINSDEAGPYIERAARWFAGHNVLYQSIWDSNDAFAGKLSDRQYPAAAAAYVEAFGQTTYDRHSR, encoded by the coding sequence ATGCCTTTGCGCACCTCGCTGGCCGCCATTTTGTTTCTCTCGTGCGGCGTGCCTTGTTCCGCAGGTCCTGCTCCGCTTAGCGCTTTCGTCGGGAACAGCCCTTCCGACTTGCAAAAGTTCGAAGCTTGGCTGGGCAGGCCCGTCGATCAAATCGTCGCGCATACAGGCCGGACCACTTGGAAAGACTGGGTCGACAGCATCAAATGGTCGGTAGATCTCTGGGCGCCGTTTAACAAGCCGATGTGCTGGACTATTCCTCTATTTGCCGACGGAGGTTCCTTATCGGACGCCGCGACCGGCCAGTATCAGGATCACTACGTACAGGCGGCCAAGATTCTGGCCCGAACGCGCCAGTCGGACCCCGTCATCTACGTACGGACCGGCGAGGAATTCAACGGAAACTGGATGCCGTGGTCGGCCGCAGGGCACGAGCAGGATTTTGTCAGGGCGTATCGGCACTTTGTCGAAGCGTTTCGCTCTGTGTCGGATCGCTTCCGCTTTGAATGGAACGTCAATATGGGCGAAACACGCATGAACCCGGTCGACGCCTATCCCGGCGATGATGACGTCGACGTCATCGGAATGGATTTTTACTACAACATCAAATGGAACCCAGAGAATCCTGCCCAGGCATGGGATGAAATGGTCAACCGCCAATATGGCCTGCAATGGCTGGAAGACTTTGCCAGCCTTCACAAGAAACCGACGGCCTATCCCGAATGGGGCATCAATTCCGATGAAGCAGGCCCCTACATTGAAAGAGCGGCGCGATGGTTCGCCGGTCACAACGTGCTCTATCAAAGTATCTGGGATTCGAACGATGCCTTCGCAGGGAAACTCAGCGATCGCCAATACCCAGCTGCAGCCGCCGCCTACGTCGAAGCGTTCGGTCAGACCACTTATGATCGACATTCGCGCTAA
- a CDS encoding Wzz/FepE/Etk N-terminal domain-containing protein: MAASEVRKGMRISVSCQLLLLWHVGAADLVATGAGNFGTKARFRTCHMPVRTCQNHNSEICMSFDALSEIVWARKLTFLMVFALIVAAAVAFTRMVTPMFQSEALLMTTLERAQRQQAQFPDTLRYQLNSQIYIINSEDVLRQAIGEFGPQTLFPAEKPSASWHAPDFLPAILVMSISKIAEWLHSDHPDEGRSDINRALSKVKKRLAVTLEKDSQILSLTFRHEDPKIAEQFLGLVVRDFLQRQADLSGNAEAPAFFRHQALRYREEYKKASAELNEFARKHSTYSVSDEVELALTRRDNALAALAKTRGSVAEKEAQAATFQNTLTQLRRRISLPGEITGPKQSAPGGNSDALTDVNKVPANESPLLLVHVFQATAQSLVNLNSEIVGLRSLEKAQTDSLADVDRKLSDLSSIAPEFSRLKDQLNQVSKVLEEHVSRAAEAQLNADWDASEKLSNVKIAQSATAPTEPVFPPKPLFIALGAVIGLVGGGAVCVMLEAVHARRRQAFERWRASVADERFSDPPVDEPDDWALAHEMIDYRLRRQGPVA; the protein is encoded by the coding sequence ATGGCGGCCAGCGAGGTGCGCAAAGGCATGAGAATCTCCGTTTCCTGTCAGCTGCTTCTTTTGTGGCATGTCGGCGCCGCCGATTTGGTCGCCACCGGAGCTGGGAATTTTGGAACGAAGGCGCGATTTCGCACTTGCCACATGCCAGTTCGCACCTGCCAAAACCATAACAGCGAGATCTGCATGTCGTTCGATGCACTCAGCGAGATTGTTTGGGCAAGGAAGCTCACATTTTTGATGGTCTTCGCCTTGATCGTCGCGGCTGCCGTTGCCTTTACGCGAATGGTTACGCCAATGTTCCAGTCGGAAGCCTTGTTGATGACGACCCTTGAGCGGGCCCAGCGCCAGCAAGCCCAGTTTCCCGACACGCTTCGCTACCAGCTGAATTCACAGATCTACATCATCAATAGCGAGGACGTGCTGCGGCAAGCCATCGGCGAATTCGGGCCGCAAACGCTCTTCCCTGCCGAGAAGCCGTCTGCTTCTTGGCATGCTCCGGACTTCCTGCCGGCGATCTTGGTGATGAGTATTTCGAAAATCGCCGAGTGGCTTCACTCCGACCATCCGGACGAAGGGCGTTCTGACATCAACCGAGCGCTGTCGAAGGTCAAGAAGCGTCTGGCCGTCACCCTTGAAAAGGATTCGCAGATATTGTCGCTGACGTTCCGGCACGAGGATCCAAAAATTGCCGAGCAATTCCTCGGACTGGTCGTTCGCGACTTCCTCCAGCGGCAGGCGGATCTCAGCGGCAATGCCGAAGCACCGGCCTTCTTCCGTCACCAAGCCCTGCGCTATCGCGAGGAGTACAAGAAAGCGTCGGCCGAGTTGAACGAATTCGCCAGAAAGCATTCAACCTATTCGGTCAGCGACGAAGTAGAGCTCGCACTCACGCGGCGCGATAACGCGCTCGCCGCTCTCGCAAAGACGCGCGGTTCCGTCGCGGAGAAGGAAGCCCAAGCCGCTACTTTCCAGAATACCCTGACGCAGCTTCGACGCCGAATTTCTCTCCCGGGCGAGATAACAGGTCCCAAGCAGAGCGCTCCCGGGGGCAATAGCGATGCGTTGACCGATGTCAACAAGGTGCCGGCAAATGAATCTCCTTTGCTGCTGGTGCACGTATTCCAGGCTACAGCACAGTCCCTTGTGAATCTCAATTCGGAGATCGTGGGGTTGCGATCCCTCGAAAAGGCTCAGACCGATTCGTTGGCGGACGTCGACCGAAAGCTCAGCGATCTGTCTTCCATCGCACCTGAGTTCAGTCGCCTTAAGGACCAGCTCAATCAGGTGTCCAAGGTTCTGGAAGAACATGTCAGCCGCGCCGCCGAAGCGCAGCTGAACGCCGATTGGGACGCCAGCGAGAAGCTATCGAATGTGAAGATTGCGCAATCCGCCACGGCTCCCACCGAGCCGGTTTTTCCTCCTAAGCCGCTTTTTATCGCCTTGGGGGCCGTCATCGGGCTGGTGGGTGGGGGAGCGGTGTGCGTGATGCTGGAGGCCGTGCACGCGCGGCGGCGACAAGCTTTTGAGCGCTGGCGAGCTTCGGTCGCCGACGAGCGCTTCAGTGATCCGCCGGTGGACGAGCCGGATGACTGGGCGCTGGCTCATGAGATGATCGATTATCGTCTCCGCCGCCAGGGTCCTGTCGCGTGA